The genomic DNA CTTGAGGCGTTCGAGCACATCGCTCATGCGCTCGCGGGTCGACAGCGCCTCGCGGCTGACCTGGTGGCTTTCAAACATGTCGCCACGGCGCAGCACCTCAGCCATGGACATCAGCAATTCTTCCAGGCTCACGTCCGGCAGCAGCTTGCGCGCCCGGGCTTCCGGCGCGTCGAGCTTGGGCACCACCACATCACGGCCCACGCGGCTCAAGCCGTCGATGCCCTCGGCGGCGGCCTTGAAGCGTTCGTATTCCTGCAGCCGGCGGATCAGTTCGGCACGTGGGTCGTCTTCTTCGGCTTCCACCGTCTCCGAGCGTGGCAGCAGCATGCGCGACTTGATCTCGGCGAGCATGGCCGCCATCACCAGGTACTCG from Pseudomonas tolaasii NCPPB 2192 includes the following:
- a CDS encoding segregation and condensation protein A produces the protein MEVFLEAFEGPLDLLLYLIRKQNINILDIPVAEITRQYMGYVELMQSVRLELAAEYLVMAAMLAEIKSRMLLPRSETVEAEEDDPRAELIRRLQEYERFKAAAEGIDGLSRVGRDVVVPKLDAPEARARKLLPDVSLEELLMSMAEVLRRGDMFESHQVSREALSTRERMSDVLERLKGGGFVPFVELFTAEEGRLGVVVTFMAILELVKESLVELVQNEPFAAIHVRARAE